A genome region from Gadus macrocephalus chromosome 15, ASM3116895v1 includes the following:
- the klf5a gene encoding Krueppel-like factor 5 isoform X2: MAATLAMSGGGQDEPFYPLLKSTIPDDFSLEESALFGLDSKITDAERNGHNEYTQTKCELDRYLSQVPLPPLSDGLQQQQKSRRDSVSNMDQFFSDDQAFAPYTLNMNLYLPDVAYLRMGLCRPTRLPQPLPQQPHPHPQQQQQQAHAGLAQVKTESFSSALQPHCTETSPTASSGTGPMPMEASAIAMTLPGLLEFTSAFSQSEVCGDDAMSGVFVKQEVPSPFEQQHHHHHHHHHHHNNHHDNSGSLFQLLNSDLDHHHGNGVDVQTQQQQQQQQHHHRLHQTQSAGPLSVHTSFHDMSVPSSTSQQQQQQASTAKPNYCGLTGGGYVHAPAAHPQFQPQQQVPYLPPSPPSSEPGSPDRQKELLHTMSPPPSYAATIASKMASGSPPILCTSPGTMALPLGAGPTQAPGPAAGLTSSGPDTALGLGTAETGTSSGSSSTMPIRYNRRNNPDLEKRRIHHCDYPGCKKVYTKSSHLKAHLRTHTGEKPYRCTWDGCDWRFARSDELTRHYRKHTGAKPFQCGVCSRSFSRSDHLALHMKRHQN, translated from the exons ATGGCCGCGACGCTAGCGATGAGCGGTGGCGGCCAGGACGAGCCCTTCTACCCGCTACTGAAATCCACCATCCCGGACGACTTCTCCTTGGAGGAGTCCGCCCTTTTCGGCTTGGACTCCAAGATCACGGATGCTGAGCGGAATGGCCACAATGAATACACCCAG ACCAAGTGTGAGCTGGACAGGTATCTGTCCCAGGTGCCTCTGCCCCCCCTGTCCGAcggcctgcagcagcagcagaagtcgCGGCGGGACAGTGTGTCCAACATGGACCAGTTCTTCAGCGACGACCAGGCCTTCGCTCCATACACCCTCAACATGAACCTTTACCTGCCCGACGTGGCCTACCTGCGCATGGGCTTGTGTCGGCCGACACGCCTCCCTCAACCTCTCCCCCAGCAAC CTCACCCTcatccccagcagcagcagcagcaggcccacGCAGGTCTGGCCCAGGTCAAAACGGAGTCCTTCTCTTCCGCTCTCCAGCCCCACTGTACTGAAACCTCCCCGACCGCGAGCAGCGGCACTGGGCCAATGCCCATGGAAGCGTCCGCCATCGCCATGACATTGCCAGGGTTACTGGAGTTCACCAGTGCTTTTAGCCAATCGGAAGTGTGCGGTGACGATGCCATGTCGGGCGTCTTTGTGAAGCAGGAGGTCCCGTCACCGTttgagcagcagcaccaccaccatcaccatcatcaccaccatcacaataatcaccatgacaacagcgGCTCGCTGTTTCAACTCCTCAACTCTGATTTGGaccatcaccatggcaacggggTGGACGTCcagacacagcagcagcagcagcagcagcagcatcatcatcGCCTTCATCAGACACAGAGCGCGGGTCCCCTGTCGGTCCACACGTCGTTCCATGATATGTCCGTGCCTTCCTCCAcgtcgcagcagcagcagcagcaggcatcCACAGCCAAGCCAAACTACTGCGGCCTAACCGGTGGGGGCTATGTCCACGCCCCCGCCGCACACCCACAGTTCCAACCGCAGCAGCAGGTGCCCtacctgcccccctcccctcccagctccGAGCCAGGCAGTCCCGACAGACAGAAGGAGCTGCTCCACACCAtgtcccccccgccctcctacGCGGCCACCATCGCGTCCAAGATGGCGAGTGGGAGCCCCCCCATCCTGTGCACAAGCCCGGGGACCATGGCCCTGCCCCTGGGGGCTGGCCCCACCCAAGCCCCAGGCCCGGCCGCAGGCCTGACGAGCTCCGGCCCAGACACCGCTCTGGGTCTGGGTACGGCCGAGACCGGcacctcctctggctcctcctccaccatgccCATCCGCTACAACCGGAGGAACAACCCTGACCTGGAGAAGAGACGCATCCACCACTGTGACTACCCAg GCTGTAAAAAGGTATACACCAAATCATCTCATCTGAAGGCTCATCTCCGGACCCACACGG GTGAGAAGCCTTACCGCTGCACGTGGGACGGCTGTGACTGGCGGTTCGCCCGCTCGGACGAGCTTACCCGTCACTACCGCAAGCACACGGGGGCCAAACCCTTCCAGTGCGGCGTGTGCTCCCGCTCCTTCTCACGCTCCGACCACCTGGCGCTGCACATGAAGAGACACCagaactaa
- the klf5a gene encoding Krueppel-like factor 5 isoform X1, with protein sequence MAATLAMSGGGQDEPFYPLLKSTIPDDFSLEESALFGLDSKITDAERNGHNEYTQTKCELDRYLSQVPLPPLSDGLQQQQKSRRDSVSNMDQFFSDDQAFAPYTLNMNLYLPDVAYLRMGLCRPTRLPQPLPQQPHPQQPHPHPQQQQQQAHAGLAQVKTESFSSALQPHCTETSPTASSGTGPMPMEASAIAMTLPGLLEFTSAFSQSEVCGDDAMSGVFVKQEVPSPFEQQHHHHHHHHHHHNNHHDNSGSLFQLLNSDLDHHHGNGVDVQTQQQQQQQQHHHRLHQTQSAGPLSVHTSFHDMSVPSSTSQQQQQQASTAKPNYCGLTGGGYVHAPAAHPQFQPQQQVPYLPPSPPSSEPGSPDRQKELLHTMSPPPSYAATIASKMASGSPPILCTSPGTMALPLGAGPTQAPGPAAGLTSSGPDTALGLGTAETGTSSGSSSTMPIRYNRRNNPDLEKRRIHHCDYPGCKKVYTKSSHLKAHLRTHTGEKPYRCTWDGCDWRFARSDELTRHYRKHTGAKPFQCGVCSRSFSRSDHLALHMKRHQN encoded by the exons ATGGCCGCGACGCTAGCGATGAGCGGTGGCGGCCAGGACGAGCCCTTCTACCCGCTACTGAAATCCACCATCCCGGACGACTTCTCCTTGGAGGAGTCCGCCCTTTTCGGCTTGGACTCCAAGATCACGGATGCTGAGCGGAATGGCCACAATGAATACACCCAG ACCAAGTGTGAGCTGGACAGGTATCTGTCCCAGGTGCCTCTGCCCCCCCTGTCCGAcggcctgcagcagcagcagaagtcgCGGCGGGACAGTGTGTCCAACATGGACCAGTTCTTCAGCGACGACCAGGCCTTCGCTCCATACACCCTCAACATGAACCTTTACCTGCCCGACGTGGCCTACCTGCGCATGGGCTTGTGTCGGCCGACACGCCTCCCTCAACCTCTCCCCCAGCAACCTCACCCCCAGCAAC CTCACCCTcatccccagcagcagcagcagcaggcccacGCAGGTCTGGCCCAGGTCAAAACGGAGTCCTTCTCTTCCGCTCTCCAGCCCCACTGTACTGAAACCTCCCCGACCGCGAGCAGCGGCACTGGGCCAATGCCCATGGAAGCGTCCGCCATCGCCATGACATTGCCAGGGTTACTGGAGTTCACCAGTGCTTTTAGCCAATCGGAAGTGTGCGGTGACGATGCCATGTCGGGCGTCTTTGTGAAGCAGGAGGTCCCGTCACCGTttgagcagcagcaccaccaccatcaccatcatcaccaccatcacaataatcaccatgacaacagcgGCTCGCTGTTTCAACTCCTCAACTCTGATTTGGaccatcaccatggcaacggggTGGACGTCcagacacagcagcagcagcagcagcagcagcatcatcatcGCCTTCATCAGACACAGAGCGCGGGTCCCCTGTCGGTCCACACGTCGTTCCATGATATGTCCGTGCCTTCCTCCAcgtcgcagcagcagcagcagcaggcatcCACAGCCAAGCCAAACTACTGCGGCCTAACCGGTGGGGGCTATGTCCACGCCCCCGCCGCACACCCACAGTTCCAACCGCAGCAGCAGGTGCCCtacctgcccccctcccctcccagctccGAGCCAGGCAGTCCCGACAGACAGAAGGAGCTGCTCCACACCAtgtcccccccgccctcctacGCGGCCACCATCGCGTCCAAGATGGCGAGTGGGAGCCCCCCCATCCTGTGCACAAGCCCGGGGACCATGGCCCTGCCCCTGGGGGCTGGCCCCACCCAAGCCCCAGGCCCGGCCGCAGGCCTGACGAGCTCCGGCCCAGACACCGCTCTGGGTCTGGGTACGGCCGAGACCGGcacctcctctggctcctcctccaccatgccCATCCGCTACAACCGGAGGAACAACCCTGACCTGGAGAAGAGACGCATCCACCACTGTGACTACCCAg GCTGTAAAAAGGTATACACCAAATCATCTCATCTGAAGGCTCATCTCCGGACCCACACGG GTGAGAAGCCTTACCGCTGCACGTGGGACGGCTGTGACTGGCGGTTCGCCCGCTCGGACGAGCTTACCCGTCACTACCGCAAGCACACGGGGGCCAAACCCTTCCAGTGCGGCGTGTGCTCCCGCTCCTTCTCACGCTCCGACCACCTGGCGCTGCACATGAAGAGACACCagaactaa